The following proteins are co-located in the Streptosporangium brasiliense genome:
- a CDS encoding glutamate synthase subunit beta, translating into MADPKGFLTHGRELPARRPVDVRIRDWREVYQDFPRPALTKQAARCMDCGIPFCHNGCPLGNLIPEWNDLVYRDDWQEAIERLHATNNFPEFTGRLCPAPCEAACVLGINSDPVAIKRVEVEIIDRAFDEGWVTPQPPSSKTGKRVAVVGSGPAGLAAAQQLTRAGHDVVVFERADRIGGLLRYGIPEFKMEKRHIDRRLAQMRAEGTEFRTGVNVGVDITAAQLREEFDAVVLAGGATQWRDLAVAGRDLKGVHQAMEYLPPANKVQEGDYPVSPISAEGKHVVVIGGGDTGADCIGTAIRQGAASVTQLEIMPQPPAERPGSQPWPTFPILFKMESAHEELADGGGDRVYAVSTTEFVGDADGNVRALRLVEVEGPAAGFRPVPGTEREIPAELVTLSMGFVGPEKGGLLEELAGVASGEFFDARGNVARDKGYMSSVDGVFVAGDMGRGQSLIVWAIAEGRSAASAADRYLTGQTALPVAIPPTARPLV; encoded by the coding sequence ATGGCTGACCCGAAGGGTTTCCTCACGCACGGGCGCGAGCTGCCGGCGCGCCGCCCGGTGGACGTGCGCATCCGCGACTGGCGGGAGGTCTACCAGGACTTCCCCCGGCCCGCGCTGACCAAGCAGGCCGCACGCTGCATGGACTGCGGCATCCCGTTCTGCCACAACGGTTGCCCGCTGGGCAACCTCATCCCCGAGTGGAACGACCTGGTCTACCGCGACGACTGGCAGGAGGCCATCGAGCGCCTGCACGCCACCAACAACTTCCCGGAGTTCACCGGCCGCCTGTGCCCGGCTCCGTGCGAGGCGGCGTGCGTGCTCGGCATCAACTCCGACCCGGTCGCGATCAAGCGGGTCGAGGTCGAGATCATCGACCGTGCCTTCGACGAGGGCTGGGTCACCCCCCAGCCGCCGAGTTCGAAGACCGGCAAGCGGGTCGCGGTCGTCGGCTCGGGCCCCGCGGGCCTGGCCGCCGCCCAGCAGCTCACCAGGGCCGGGCACGACGTGGTGGTGTTCGAGCGCGCCGACCGGATCGGCGGGCTGCTCCGCTACGGCATCCCCGAGTTCAAGATGGAGAAGCGGCACATCGACCGCAGGCTCGCGCAGATGCGGGCCGAGGGCACCGAGTTCCGCACCGGCGTTAACGTCGGCGTCGACATCACCGCGGCCCAGCTCCGGGAGGAGTTCGACGCGGTCGTCCTGGCGGGTGGCGCGACCCAGTGGCGCGACCTGGCGGTCGCCGGACGCGACCTGAAGGGCGTCCACCAGGCGATGGAGTATCTCCCCCCGGCCAACAAGGTCCAGGAGGGCGACTACCCGGTCTCGCCGATCAGCGCCGAGGGCAAGCACGTCGTCGTGATCGGCGGCGGTGACACCGGCGCCGACTGCATCGGCACCGCGATCCGGCAGGGGGCCGCCTCGGTCACCCAGCTGGAGATCATGCCCCAGCCTCCGGCCGAGCGTCCCGGCAGCCAGCCGTGGCCCACGTTCCCCATCCTGTTCAAGATGGAGAGCGCCCACGAGGAGCTGGCCGACGGCGGCGGCGACCGGGTCTACGCGGTCTCCACCACCGAGTTCGTCGGCGACGCCGACGGCAACGTCCGGGCGCTGCGCCTGGTCGAGGTCGAGGGCCCGGCGGCCGGTTTCAGGCCGGTCCCCGGCACCGAGCGGGAGATCCCGGCGGAGCTGGTCACGCTGTCGATGGGCTTCGTCGGCCCGGAGAAGGGCGGTCTGCTGGAGGAGCTGGCCGGGGTCGCCTCCGGCGAGTTCTTCGACGCGCGCGGCAACGTCGCGCGGGACAAGGGCTACATGTCCTCGGTGGACGGCGTGTTCGTGGCCGGCGACATGGGCCGCGGCCAGTCGCTGATCGTCTGGGCGATCGCCGAGGGCCGCTCGGCCGCGTCGGCGGCCGACCGCTACCTCACCGGTCAGACGGCCCTTCCGGTGGCCATCCCGCCGACCGCCCGGCCGCTGGTCTGA